In Deltaproteobacteria bacterium, a single genomic region encodes these proteins:
- a CDS encoding LL-diaminopimelate aminotransferase — protein sequence MKLFEKAQRLKQLPPYLFKEIDRKKAEVKAKGVDIIDLGVGDPDLPTPQHIIEEMKHAIDDPANHRYPSYSGMNDFKDAVAGWYRERFGVNLDPEKEVVSAIGSKEGLAHLPLAFIDPGDVALVPTPAYPVYHIATLFAGGDSFFMPLLHKNNYLPDLTAIPESIAERARILFINYPNNPTSAVADMSFFEAVVAFARKYNIMVCHDAAYTEMAFDDHRPPSFLQAEGAKEVGMEFHSLSKTYNMTGWRIGFAVGNREGMEGLGAIKSNIDSGVFQAVQRAGIAALKGGDTCVREMTQVYQGRRDIMVQGLRDAGFEVMSPRATFYLWVNVPQGYTSTQLATRLLEEAGVVVTPGNGFGDPGEGYFRIALTQKKERLSEALGRVKGMRF from the coding sequence ATGAAACTGTTTGAGAAGGCCCAACGATTAAAACAACTCCCACCCTATCTGTTTAAGGAGATTGACCGGAAAAAGGCCGAGGTCAAGGCTAAAGGGGTTGACATTATCGATCTGGGGGTGGGAGATCCTGATCTGCCTACCCCTCAGCACATTATTGAGGAGATGAAGCATGCCATAGATGACCCGGCAAACCACAGGTATCCGTCCTATTCGGGCATGAACGATTTCAAGGATGCGGTCGCCGGGTGGTACCGGGAGCGGTTTGGCGTGAATCTGGATCCGGAAAAAGAGGTGGTCTCGGCTATCGGAAGCAAAGAGGGGTTGGCCCATCTTCCCTTGGCCTTTATCGATCCCGGCGATGTCGCCCTGGTTCCCACCCCCGCCTATCCGGTGTACCATATTGCCACGCTCTTTGCCGGGGGAGACTCTTTTTTTATGCCGCTGTTGCACAAGAATAACTATCTCCCCGATTTAACGGCCATCCCAGAATCTATTGCAGAGCGTGCTCGGATCCTGTTCATCAACTATCCCAATAACCCGACTTCCGCTGTCGCGGACATGTCATTCTTTGAAGCGGTGGTGGCCTTTGCGCGGAAGTACAATATCATGGTCTGCCATGACGCGGCCTACACGGAAATGGCCTTTGATGATCACCGACCCCCCAGTTTCTTACAGGCAGAGGGGGCCAAAGAGGTGGGCATGGAGTTTCATTCCCTATCCAAGACCTATAATATGACCGGATGGCGCATCGGGTTTGCTGTGGGGAACCGGGAAGGGATGGAGGGTCTGGGGGCAATCAAGAGCAACATCGATTCGGGTGTGTTTCAGGCGGTTCAACGGGCCGGGATAGCGGCCCTAAAGGGGGGTGATACCTGTGTGAGGGAGATGACACAGGTTTACCAGGGGCGTCGGGACATTATGGTTCAGGGCCTAAGAGATGCGGGATTCGAGGTGATGTCTCCCAGGGCGACCTTCTATCTGTGGGTAAACGTGCCGCAGGGGTACACCTCTACGCAGTTGGCGACCCGGTTATTGGAAGAGGCAGGGGTTGTGGTGACCCCGGGCAATGGGTTTGGTGACCCCGGAGAGGGATATTTCCGGATCGCACTGACCCAGAAGAAGGAGAGACTGTCAGAGGCCCTGGGCCGGGTGAAGGGAATGAGGTTTTAA
- the dapB gene encoding 4-hydroxy-tetrahydrodipicolinate reductase — MIQVTVAGAAGRMGQRIIHMIHQNPETTLSGAFEHAGHPCVGQDAGLVAGAGKLGITIGDAMQKSIGKADVLIDFTAPQATLDNMRVAADNDLAMVVGTTGITGDLLKEVEALAGTLRCVLAPNMSVGVNVMFKIAGEMARILGSDYDMEILEVHHRLKKDAPSGTAMRLARILADASHRDLEKVGVYERKGMIGERTDEEIGIQTWRAGDITGEHTVMFGGIGERLELTHRAHNRDNFARGAVRAALWVVRQPRGLYDMQDVLGLK, encoded by the coding sequence ATGATCCAAGTTACGGTTGCCGGTGCTGCCGGCCGGATGGGGCAACGAATCATTCATATGATTCACCAGAATCCGGAAACAACCCTGAGCGGCGCATTTGAACATGCCGGGCACCCGTGTGTCGGCCAGGATGCGGGCCTGGTGGCCGGTGCTGGAAAACTGGGCATCACCATAGGAGATGCGATGCAGAAATCGATCGGGAAGGCGGATGTGCTGATCGATTTCACCGCGCCCCAGGCGACCCTCGATAATATGAGGGTTGCCGCCGATAATGATCTGGCCATGGTGGTCGGGACCACCGGTATCACCGGAGACCTGTTGAAGGAGGTGGAGGCCCTTGCCGGAACACTCCGATGTGTCCTGGCCCCCAACATGAGCGTGGGCGTCAATGTCATGTTCAAGATTGCCGGGGAGATGGCCCGGATCCTGGGATCAGATTATGACATGGAGATTCTGGAGGTGCATCACCGGCTGAAAAAGGATGCGCCGAGCGGAACGGCCATGCGGCTGGCCCGGATATTGGCCGATGCCTCCCACAGGGACCTGGAAAAGGTGGGGGTGTACGAACGTAAAGGGATGATCGGTGAACGGACCGATGAGGAAATCGGCATTCAGACCTGGCGGGCCGGAGATATTACCGGAGAGCACACAGTGATGTTCGGCGGGATCGGTGAGAGACTGGAACTGACCCACAGGGCCCATAACCGGGATAATTTCGCCAGGGGGGCGGTAAGGGCGGCCCTATGGGTGGTCCGGCAACCCCGGGGCCTTTATGACATGCAGGATGTGTTAGGGTTGAAGTGA
- the serB gene encoding phosphoserine phosphatase SerB: MEEMKRLLMVTAAGPDRPGITATLTGVLVRHGAEVVDIEQASLQSHLGLYFLLDLSRVEIGEDSVIKDLLFEANKLQLTLNFRLFSEAEVRAVNERNLFVLTHFGGTRGLYALSSILGEERVNIQTISTVTHHGETSMEMVINVNEAPNLSRLKERIMLTSRDLGIDLALQKMEAYRKNKRLVFFDMDSTLVDMEIIDEMARRAGVYNEVSRITEKAMRGEFDFEESLRQRVALLKGLKVEALNEMKSHIPLSDGVEELVATLKWLGYKLGVVTGGFDFFADPLKEQLGFHFCYSNRLEIKDGVLTGAVAGEVIDSAWKARIVNQTACDEKILLDQTVVVGDGANDALMLGQAGLSIAYNAKKGLEQSAGASIGKSRMKNILHFLGITEEDVTEALSCRP, from the coding sequence ATGGAAGAGATGAAGAGACTGCTGATGGTGACCGCGGCCGGACCTGACCGGCCCGGAATCACCGCGACCTTGACAGGTGTCCTGGTAAGGCACGGAGCTGAAGTGGTGGATATAGAACAGGCATCGCTGCAGAGCCATCTGGGACTCTACTTCCTCCTTGACCTGAGTCGCGTTGAAATCGGCGAGGACAGCGTCATCAAGGATCTTCTTTTCGAGGCAAACAAGCTTCAGCTGACACTGAATTTCCGGCTGTTTTCAGAGGCTGAAGTCCGGGCCGTCAATGAGCGCAATCTGTTTGTCCTGACGCACTTCGGCGGCACCCGGGGGCTCTACGCGCTCTCCAGTATACTGGGTGAGGAAAGGGTCAATATCCAAACCATATCCACGGTCACCCACCATGGTGAAACATCCATGGAGATGGTCATCAATGTAAACGAAGCCCCGAACCTGAGCCGTCTCAAAGAAAGGATCATGCTTACGAGCCGGGATTTGGGAATTGACCTTGCCCTTCAGAAGATGGAGGCGTACCGGAAAAACAAGCGGCTCGTGTTTTTTGATATGGATAGCACCCTGGTAGACATGGAAATTATTGATGAAATGGCCCGCAGGGCAGGGGTGTATAATGAGGTAAGTCGGATTACTGAAAAGGCCATGAGGGGAGAATTTGACTTTGAGGAATCGCTGAGGCAGCGTGTGGCGCTGCTGAAGGGATTAAAGGTTGAAGCTCTCAACGAAATGAAGAGCCACATCCCTTTATCAGATGGTGTGGAGGAACTGGTCGCTACCTTGAAGTGGCTGGGTTACAAGCTGGGCGTGGTTACCGGGGGATTTGATTTTTTTGCAGACCCTCTCAAGGAGCAATTGGGATTTCATTTTTGTTATTCCAACCGCCTTGAGATCAAGGACGGGGTCCTGACCGGAGCAGTTGCAGGCGAGGTCATTGATTCGGCATGGAAGGCCAGGATCGTCAATCAGACCGCCTGCGACGAAAAGATTCTTCTGGACCAGACCGTGGTAGTGGGAGACGGGGCCAATGACGCCCTGATGCTGGGTCAGGCCGGACTCAGCATCGCCTACAACGCCAAGAAAGGTCTTGAGCAGTCGGCCGGGGCATCGATCGGAAAATCACGAATGAAAAACATCCTTCACTTCCTGGGGATCACCGAGGAGGACGTCACAGAGGCCTTAAGCTGCCGGCCGTAA
- a CDS encoding response regulator: protein MNRILVVDDDDVAIRLLYTDELAEEGYDVRTRQGGPGLLELIETKRPDLVVVDITPRKNDGSDLFQDIRNLCDDLPVILSTLYSNGQPDRGLTVNDCLLEKCSNLRELKRTIGKTFGSNEHFPLQDMSDCPYGEMRPL from the coding sequence GTGAACAGGATTCTTGTTGTCGACGACGATGACGTCGCTATCCGGCTGCTCTATACAGATGAACTCGCCGAGGAAGGATACGATGTGAGAACGAGGCAGGGCGGACCGGGACTTCTGGAACTGATTGAAACAAAGAGACCTGATCTCGTGGTGGTGGATATCACTCCCCGAAAAAACGACGGGAGTGATCTCTTCCAGGACATCCGGAACCTTTGCGATGATCTGCCGGTTATTCTGTCCACACTCTATTCGAACGGTCAGCCCGATCGGGGGTTGACGGTTAATGATTGTCTTCTGGAAAAATGTTCCAACCTCAGGGAACTGAAAAGAACCATCGGAAAGACTTTTGGAAGCAATGAGCACTTCCCGCTCCAAGATATGTCCGATTGCCCGTATGGAGAGATGCGTCCTCTGTAA
- a CDS encoding Hsp20/alpha crystallin family protein — translation MLLRRTASWPTWDWTSPFEEMERLRRQMELLSGGRAGERLWSTPAAGVFPLMNITEDKDNYYVRAELPGLNADDLELSVTGDTLSVSGERKIPAEDEKAQYHRRERDAGKFSRIVSLPAQLDTGKVEASCKDGVLTVTLPKAEEAKPRQIAVKAS, via the coding sequence ATGTTATTGAGAAGAACAGCGAGTTGGCCTACATGGGATTGGACGAGTCCATTTGAAGAGATGGAACGGCTGAGAAGGCAGATGGAACTGCTTTCCGGTGGGCGCGCAGGCGAACGGTTGTGGAGCACGCCTGCAGCCGGTGTCTTTCCTCTCATGAACATCACCGAGGATAAAGACAATTACTATGTCCGCGCCGAGCTTCCCGGTCTCAACGCAGATGACTTGGAACTCTCTGTGACAGGGGATACCCTTTCTGTCTCCGGTGAGAGGAAGATCCCTGCTGAAGATGAAAAGGCACAGTATCATCGAAGAGAGAGGGATGCCGGAAAATTCAGCCGGATCGTCAGCCTCCCTGCCCAACTGGATACGGGTAAGGTGGAGGCGAGCTGTAAGGACGGCGTCCTCACGGTAACCCTGCCGAAAGCGGAAGAGGCAAAACCGAGGCAGATCGCCGTAAAGGCATCCTGA
- a CDS encoding Hsp20/alpha crystallin family protein, whose protein sequence is MTDTESKSIQVKEKSELTTPAEQTRPGLVFTPAVDIFETEKEITLLADMPGVKSADLDIDLRDNMLTLDGDVKPPEGTDEVDVIREYRTGKYYRQFTLSQLIDQAKIAAELKDGVLRLQLPKVEAATPRRIAVKS, encoded by the coding sequence ATGACGGATACGGAGAGCAAATCGATTCAGGTAAAGGAAAAATCAGAACTGACCACGCCTGCCGAGCAAACGCGGCCGGGGTTGGTTTTCACGCCTGCGGTGGATATCTTTGAAACCGAAAAGGAGATCACCCTCCTGGCCGATATGCCCGGCGTGAAATCTGCAGACCTGGACATTGACCTTCGGGACAACATGCTGACCCTGGATGGCGACGTCAAGCCCCCTGAAGGGACGGACGAGGTTGATGTGATTCGGGAGTACCGGACCGGGAAATATTACCGGCAATTCACCCTGTCGCAGCTCATTGATCAGGCAAAGATTGCTGCTGAACTCAAGGACGGGGTCCTTCGGTTGCAGCTTCCCAAGGTCGAGGCGGCAACGCCCCGCAGGATCGCGGTTAAGAGTTGA
- a CDS encoding Hsp20 family protein: MAVSEKAKERLDEAGKEIREAVDSLRKEVTELTHKVRDKLKGSGEEVRDSAQELLQEFKHLSERVKDIIPKGRRRRSSLPVRVDRYPEYPPDEWERPFLELRNATDRLFEDFFRSYPMPFTGGKGAWDPAMGVSGMNWPRVDMDETDEALRLTAELPGVDKDDLDVSLTDDRITIRGEKKMQQEQKKGDYYTSERFYGSFKRSFYLPCEVEPDGAEASFKDGVLSITLPKSPAARESIKKITVHAG, from the coding sequence ATGGCTGTATCTGAAAAGGCAAAGGAAAGGCTGGACGAGGCGGGCAAAGAGATCCGGGAAGCCGTTGACAGCCTCAGAAAGGAAGTCACCGAACTCACCCATAAGGTCAGGGATAAACTCAAGGGCAGCGGGGAGGAGGTGCGCGATTCTGCCCAGGAACTCCTTCAGGAGTTCAAACATCTCTCGGAGCGGGTCAAGGATATCATTCCAAAGGGTAGGAGAAGGCGTTCTTCCCTCCCTGTGCGCGTTGACAGGTATCCGGAATATCCGCCGGATGAATGGGAGCGGCCGTTCCTGGAACTCCGTAACGCCACGGATCGCCTCTTCGAAGACTTCTTCAGAAGTTACCCAATGCCTTTCACCGGAGGCAAAGGTGCGTGGGACCCGGCAATGGGTGTTTCGGGGATGAACTGGCCTCGTGTGGATATGGATGAAACCGATGAGGCCCTTCGACTCACAGCGGAATTGCCCGGTGTGGATAAGGACGACCTCGATGTCTCCCTGACGGATGACAGGATCACCATCCGGGGAGAAAAAAAGATGCAACAAGAGCAGAAGAAGGGAGACTATTATACGTCTGAACGCTTTTATGGGTCTTTTAAACGAAGTTTTTATCTCCCCTGCGAGGTGGAACCCGACGGTGCGGAGGCTTCTTTCAAGGACGGTGTCTTGTCTATAACATTGCCCAAGTCGCCCGCTGCCCGCGAAAGCATCAAGAAGATAACGGTCCATGCCGGATGA
- a CDS encoding response regulator, whose product MSKKIFIIDDDPDSISFLRCILKAHDYDTIWSLSSATAIAMARSEKPDLILLDLLMPEKSGIRLFKELRKDPELQHIPVVIVSNMPQVASDLSTLIGRHSDPSLNSVGPRPNSPEGLMEKPIEPDLLTRTIQKILNEGDMWKNENRKTRTESVR is encoded by the coding sequence ATGTCAAAGAAAATATTTATCATTGACGATGATCCCGATTCAATCAGCTTTCTCCGGTGCATTCTGAAAGCACATGACTATGACACCATCTGGTCCTTGTCCAGCGCCACCGCCATTGCCATGGCCCGGTCCGAAAAACCGGACCTTATTCTCCTGGACCTTCTTATGCCGGAAAAGAGCGGAATCCGTCTGTTCAAGGAACTCCGGAAGGACCCTGAGCTGCAGCACATCCCGGTGGTCATTGTGAGCAATATGCCACAGGTTGCATCCGATCTCAGCACCCTCATCGGCAGGCACTCGGATCCCTCGCTGAACAGCGTCGGTCCTCGCCCAAACTCACCGGAAGGCCTGATGGAAAAGCCGATTGAACCTGATTTATTGACCAGGACAATCCAGAAAATCTTGAATGAAGGAGATATGTGGAAAAATGAAAATAGGAAAACACGCACGGAATCGGTTCGTTAA
- a CDS encoding PAS domain-containing protein, producing MKIGKHARNRFVKSENDCEQGPDFYASLFINSPIGIYIVQDGKFRFLNPEFLRISGYEEHELLGTDSLGIVHPEERDFVREKSIQMLKKKSMGTYDHRVITKNGEIRWIIETVTSITYGGRRAALGYFMDNTQNVLTKEALLISEDKFKKVFRSSPDWFVISTLEDGFYVDVNEAFLRTTGYERHEVIGKSSVELGIWAQREKRSQMLETLKKEGAVRNMEVDFRMKSGEIRNVLWSAEVIDYGEEKCLIAVTRDVTARHRAQMEQLKREKLQGILEIAGATCHEVNQPLQYMCLLLDEVLKDDPENENLKEIKKQCDRITSITQKIEGITLCESMDYIQGKKIIDIIEASKEKVKKDSEIIRPAV from the coding sequence ATGAAAATAGGAAAACACGCACGGAATCGGTTCGTTAAATCCGAGAACGATTGCGAACAAGGCCCTGACTTTTATGCCAGCCTATTCATCAACTCACCTATCGGCATCTATATTGTTCAAGATGGGAAGTTTAGATTTCTGAATCCGGAATTCTTGAGAATTTCCGGCTATGAAGAGCATGAATTGCTGGGGACGGACTCATTAGGCATCGTGCATCCTGAGGAGAGGGATTTTGTAAGAGAAAAATCCATCCAGATGTTGAAAAAAAAGAGCATGGGCACCTATGATCACCGGGTGATCACCAAGAATGGGGAGATCCGCTGGATCATCGAGACAGTTACCTCCATTACCTATGGCGGCCGCAGGGCGGCCCTGGGCTATTTTATGGATAACACCCAGAACGTACTCACTAAAGAGGCGCTGCTCATTTCCGAGGACAAGTTCAAAAAGGTCTTTCGTTCGAGCCCGGACTGGTTTGTCATCAGCACCCTTGAGGATGGGTTTTATGTCGACGTAAACGAGGCCTTTTTGCGAACCACCGGTTATGAACGGCATGAGGTAATCGGCAAGAGCTCAGTGGAATTAGGCATCTGGGCCCAGCGCGAGAAGAGATCGCAGATGCTCGAAACCCTCAAGAAAGAAGGCGCCGTCAGGAACATGGAGGTTGACTTTCGCATGAAATCCGGGGAGATTCGCAATGTGCTCTGGTCTGCGGAAGTGATCGACTATGGAGAAGAGAAATGCCTTATTGCGGTCACCCGCGATGTTACCGCCCGCCATCGCGCCCAGATGGAGCAACTCAAGCGGGAGAAGCTTCAGGGGATCTTGGAAATCGCAGGCGCCACATGCCACGAAGTCAACCAACCTCTCCAGTATATGTGCCTGCTTCTCGATGAGGTCTTGAAGGACGATCCGGAAAACGAAAACCTGAAGGAAATCAAAAAACAGTGCGACCGGATCACATCAATTACCCAGAAAATCGAGGGGATCACTCTTTGTGAAAGCATGGATTACATCCAGGGGAAAAAGATCATAGACATCATCGAGGCGTCAAAAGAAAAGGTAAAAAAAGACTCAGAAATTATACGGCCGGCTGTCTGA
- a CDS encoding sugar phosphate isomerase/epimerase produces the protein MMHPLTDLLQINIPFTMLSESYLDRFVANRLNPEIGFDAQALDAFPLSHMEAAAERLQEAGLAITFHAPFMDLSPGSPDPKIRDLTRKRLEQVTRLIPLFRPKTVVCHTGYDHRRYWHIRDRWLKNSLGIWSEIAGHIRSEGAAMMLENVYEQSPDDMIDLLENLRDDGVGFCLDTGHQAVFGKAPMDEWIASLGPYLGQLHLHDNSGKQDEHLALGQGRIDFDHLFKLLTAVSPIRPVVTLEPHREEELWPSLKYLDKIWPW, from the coding sequence ATGATGCACCCGCTGACTGACCTTCTCCAGATCAATATCCCCTTCACCATGCTTTCTGAATCCTACCTGGATCGGTTCGTTGCGAACCGGCTCAATCCCGAAATCGGGTTTGACGCCCAGGCCCTGGACGCATTCCCCCTTTCCCATATGGAGGCGGCGGCAGAACGACTTCAGGAGGCAGGCCTTGCCATCACGTTTCATGCGCCTTTCATGGATCTCTCTCCCGGCTCACCGGACCCCAAAATCAGGGACCTTACCCGAAAGCGACTGGAGCAGGTCACCCGGTTGATTCCCCTTTTCAGACCAAAGACCGTGGTCTGCCACACCGGATATGATCACAGGCGATACTGGCACATCCGGGATCGTTGGCTCAAGAACAGCCTTGGCATATGGTCCGAAATTGCTGGGCACATACGGTCTGAGGGCGCTGCAATGATGCTGGAAAATGTCTATGAGCAATCCCCGGACGACATGATCGATTTATTGGAGAATCTGAGGGATGATGGGGTCGGTTTTTGTCTGGATACCGGGCACCAGGCGGTTTTCGGCAAAGCTCCCATGGATGAATGGATCGCCTCTCTGGGACCTTATCTGGGACAATTGCACCTGCACGACAACTCCGGCAAGCAGGACGAACACCTGGCTCTGGGACAGGGGCGTATCGATTTCGACCATTTATTCAAACTTCTTACGGCGGTCTCCCCCATCCGTCCGGTGGTCACCCTCGAACCCCACAGAGAAGAGGAATTGTGGCCCAGTTTGAAATACCTTGACAAAATATGGCCATGGTAA
- a CDS encoding DHH family phosphoesterase, translating into MDRPFPKSVTSAEKCKRLMEILSPDETWGIIMNADPDAIASALALKRLFWRKVRKVTLFHINPIERADNLALISCLKINMQRIRSMRGRKIHRWAIVDSQPHHHKRFMSHPFDIIIDHHPLGPPSEAAFIDIKEDYGANSTILTEYLRASKITPSPRLATALFYGIKTDTDNFVRESAPNDMNAFRYLYPLANMNTIKKIESSEMSTETLNDFRFAMEHVIFIKDIAYINMEEITRPDVLVMIADFFMKLAEAEWSIAAGTYEDRFIAILRNAGFRGDAGKMVQRLFKPWGGSAGGHKSASRAEIPLKNMIGETNDRSLPNRLVLKELKRLKHVATEGDQS; encoded by the coding sequence ATGGATCGTCCGTTCCCCAAATCGGTTACCTCCGCAGAGAAATGCAAGCGTCTGATGGAGATCTTGTCTCCGGACGAGACATGGGGCATCATCATGAACGCTGATCCAGATGCCATTGCCAGCGCCCTCGCTCTCAAGCGCCTCTTTTGGCGGAAGGTGAGAAAGGTAACGCTTTTCCATATCAATCCCATTGAACGGGCCGACAATCTGGCCTTGATCAGCTGCCTCAAAATCAATATGCAGCGGATCCGGTCCATGAGAGGGAGAAAAATTCATCGATGGGCCATTGTAGACTCCCAGCCGCACCATCATAAACGGTTTATGAGCCATCCCTTTGACATCATTATCGATCATCACCCGCTGGGCCCTCCATCGGAGGCGGCCTTTATCGACATAAAAGAGGACTACGGCGCCAATTCCACGATTCTGACCGAGTACCTCAGGGCGTCCAAGATCACCCCTTCCCCGCGTCTGGCCACCGCCCTCTTCTATGGCATCAAGACGGATACCGACAACTTTGTCAGGGAATCAGCGCCCAATGATATGAATGCATTCCGGTATCTCTACCCCCTCGCCAACATGAATACCATAAAGAAGATCGAATCTTCGGAGATGAGTACGGAAACGCTGAATGACTTCCGGTTTGCGATGGAACACGTGATCTTTATAAAGGATATTGCCTATATCAACATGGAAGAAATAACCCGCCCGGATGTCCTGGTCATGATTGCCGATTTTTTCATGAAACTGGCCGAAGCCGAATGGAGCATCGCGGCCGGCACATATGAAGACAGATTTATCGCCATTCTGAGAAATGCAGGATTCAGGGGCGATGCAGGCAAGATGGTCCAGCGCCTCTTTAAACCCTGGGGGGGATCTGCCGGCGGTCATAAGAGTGCCAGCCGGGCTGAAATCCCTTTGAAGAATATGATAGGAGAGACAAATGACCGGTCCCTGCCGAACCGACTGGTCTTAAAGGAATTAAAGCGATTGAAACATGTCGCAACCGAGGGAGATCAATCTTGA
- the mgtE gene encoding magnesium transporter, with protein sequence MTVFEARPVDGRLLEEVKRLVDQQDSLTLKTLLDQMRPADVADVIEHSGREEGLLIFRLLEPEGAGEVLMEIEAPVRERILKDLDSKAISQIVEVLNSDDAADVVGNLPADRAREVIEAVGDQVTEELKKLLTYPEDTAGGIMALEFVAVKASATVRDAIESIREKREEVENLYYIWVTDTYQKLVGLISLKDLVLEPPDRQISEIMNPEVISVNVRADQEEVIHLVRRYDLVNIPVVDDSYRLVGRITYDDIIEAIEDEVNEDISLMAGVIDQEITEASTLKISRARLPWLVAALFGGVFAALVIDQFQSSLEKLIALSFFFPVIMAMGGNTGTQAATVVVRGLATGDIGLVNVGKRLFMEMRVALINGVICGLILGVIVGLWLKNFRLALIVTIALIAIILLSGLIGSAIPLLLKKMNIDPALASGPFVTTTNDIFSLLIYLGLVTLFLRAPV encoded by the coding sequence TTGACCGTTTTTGAAGCAAGGCCCGTCGACGGCAGACTGCTTGAGGAAGTCAAGCGACTCGTTGATCAGCAGGACAGCCTGACGCTGAAAACGCTCCTCGATCAGATGAGGCCCGCTGACGTCGCCGATGTTATCGAGCATTCAGGCAGGGAGGAAGGGCTGCTCATATTCCGTCTCCTGGAGCCCGAAGGGGCCGGCGAGGTCCTCATGGAAATCGAGGCACCTGTTCGGGAACGTATCCTGAAGGATCTTGACAGCAAGGCCATATCCCAAATTGTCGAGGTGCTCAACTCTGACGATGCAGCCGACGTGGTGGGAAATCTCCCGGCGGATCGGGCAAGAGAGGTCATTGAAGCGGTCGGAGATCAGGTCACCGAGGAGCTTAAGAAACTCCTCACCTATCCTGAGGACACGGCCGGCGGCATCATGGCCCTGGAATTTGTGGCTGTCAAGGCCAGCGCCACGGTAAGGGATGCCATTGAATCCATCAGGGAAAAACGGGAGGAGGTGGAAAATCTTTATTATATCTGGGTGACGGACACCTATCAAAAACTGGTGGGGCTCATTTCGCTGAAAGACCTGGTGCTGGAACCCCCTGACAGGCAGATCAGCGAGATCATGAATCCGGAGGTGATATCCGTTAATGTCAGGGCCGATCAGGAGGAGGTGATTCACCTGGTCAGGCGATATGACCTTGTCAATATACCGGTGGTGGACGATTCTTATCGCCTGGTGGGCCGGATTACCTATGACGATATCATCGAAGCGATCGAAGATGAGGTGAATGAGGATATCTCACTCATGGCCGGGGTCATCGATCAGGAAATTACAGAGGCCTCCACCCTGAAAATATCCAGGGCACGGCTGCCCTGGCTGGTGGCGGCCCTTTTCGGAGGCGTGTTTGCCGCGTTGGTCATCGACCAGTTCCAATCCTCTCTGGAAAAGCTGATCGCCCTCTCCTTTTTCTTCCCGGTCATCATGGCCATGGGAGGCAATACGGGCACCCAGGCGGCCACGGTGGTGGTCAGGGGGCTTGCCACGGGCGACATCGGTCTCGTGAATGTGGGAAAGCGGCTCTTTATGGAAATGCGGGTCGCCCTCATCAACGGCGTCATATGCGGGCTGATTCTTGGAGTGATTGTGGGACTCTGGCTCAAGAATTTCCGGCTCGCTTTGATCGTAACCATCGCCCTTATCGCCATTATCCTCCTTTCAGGTCTGATCGGTTCTGCAATCCCCTTATTACTCAAGAAGATGAATATCGATCCGGCCCTGGCCTCAGGACCGTTTGTCACCACCACAAACGATATCTTCAGCCTCCTGATCTACCTGGGCCTGGTGACCCTCTTTCTGCGCGCTCCGGTTTAA